The region CAGAGCGCCGTCTATTCCATCCTCAAGTCGAGCACCGGCTATAGCACCGGCCAGCCGCTGTTCGTGCCGGCGGGCTACCCCTCGCTCGGAGACACGCCGGTTGTCGGCGACTACGATGGCGATGGCAAAGCCGATCCCGGCATCTGGCGCTCGTCGCAAGCCGTGTGGATCATTCCGAAGTCGTCGGCGAACTACACGCAGTTCATCATCACTCAGTGGGGTCTAACCGGCGACATCCCGCTGCCGCGCATCTTGTCGCAGAACTGAAGCAAAAGGCGGCTGATGAACTTCTCATCAGCCGCCCGCACGATCAATCGAAGCGATGGCGTCAATTCCCCTTCAGGCGGTGCCGGGTCATTTTGGTGAGTTGCGGGAAGGTCTTGCCGAGGGCGTTGAGCACTGCGGCATCGAGCTTCAACAAAGGCCGTTTGATGATCTCTTCCGGACGCCCGGCAAAGGTCGTGACGTTCAGGTAAGCCCTCTCGCTTGCGGGTTTCAGCGCGAAATAGTAATTCGACACGCAGAGCCGCGGCGCATCAACCCGCACCTGATTGACCGAGTGCCAGCTTGTGCGGTTGGTCAGCATGACGACCAGCCGATTGAACCGTGAAAGGACGGTATGCGGCTGGCGAATCTTCTCGTCCCATAGCTCCAGGTTGCCGCCATTCTCCAACTGCCAGTCCGGCGACACATAAAACAACAGGTTCAACAGGCGATATCTGGCGCGGTCGCCGTCATGCGAATTGTCTATGTGCGGGTTGAGGAAATCGCCTTTGCCCATCAGCGAAACGCCGGACGCATAAAGCGACGGATCGGCCTCAAGCCCCTCAAGCCCGGTGATCTCGGCGATGGCTTCGATCACCTGCGGGTGTTGAAAGGCGAACAGGCATTCGCCGATGCACGAGGCGTAGCGATTGACTTCGACGCCCGTGCGCTTGCGCTCGCGCAGCGAAGATTTCAAACTGAGCTGGTCAGGGTCTGGGAAGCTGCGGCTGATCTTCATGGCGTCATTTGCCGGCAGCAGGTCATCGATGAAGAAATGCTTGACCGGCTGCGCTTCGCGCCACATCTGCTTCAGTCCGGCGCTCTGCGCCCGGATACGTTCGGCAACAGCCTGCCCCATCTCATTGCGGTCCATGGGCTACAACCTCCGCTTGCTTGGATAATTAATCAGCAGGGGGCAAATCGCTTAGACAATAGTGAACACTGACAGGCGGCAAAGGTCAAGGTTTTTTTACGTCGCCGCTTTTATCTTATCTGTACGCTGTGCGCCCGGCCATCGTCGGCGATATGAATAACCAGCTCATCAGCCGCCTTCGTCCAGCCGGCGCCGCGCCCGCCGGCCGTGATCGCCGCCAGCGGTTTGCCGTCGAGCGACACCGATGCGGCTCTCGGAGCCGATTTCACGATCAACGTAATGCCGCGCGCGCCGGCGTTATAGCTGCCTTCCGGGGCGCTGAGCTTGATCTGCATTCCTGCGCCTGACCGCGTGGCGCTCACCTGTGTGCGGCGAAAAGCGCCTTGCCTGTAGGCTTGTGTCGCGCCATCGTCTTCATACACGCTCGCCACCGCCTCGCCTTTGGTGTCGGGATAGATCGTGAGCGTCAGCGGGTCGAACGGCTTCTCGCCGACATAGTTCATCTCTGGCCCCATCGGAATCACCGCGCCGGCGCGCACGTACATCGGCACCAGGTCAATCGGCGCGTCGGCTTGAATCAGCGCGCCGCCCTTGAATCGCTTGTTTGTCCAATAATCAACCCATTCGCCTTCGGGCAGGTAAACCCGGCGGCTGGTCATATCGGGCTTCATCACCGGCGCGACCAGCAAGTCTGTGCCGATCATGAATTCGTCGTCCAGCGACAGCACATTGGCGTCGTTCTGATAATTCAAGACCAGCGGGCGGAAGATGGGCAGCCCCGTGCGGTGCGCGTCTTCGAGCTGGGTGTAGAGGAAGGGCAGCAGCCGGTAGCGCAGCTTCAGGTACTTGCGAATGATGTCTTCGTAAGCCTTGCCGAAGCGCCACGGCTCGTGATCGTAGGTGTCGATCTGCTGATGATTGCGCAGCATCGGCGCGAGGAATCCCGCCTCGTACCAGCGCGTCAGCAGCTCGGCATTCGTCCGTCCGATGAAGCCGCCGACATCGCCGCCGATGAACGGCACGCCCGACAACCCCATCGTCGTATACATCGGGATGCTCAACTGCAAAGTCTCCCACGTCGCCGTGTTGTCGCCCGTCCACATCGTCGAGTAGCGCTGATAGCCCGCGTAACCGGCGCGCGTGATGACATAGGGGCGCAGGTTTGGCTGTAAGCGCAGCAGCCCTTCATAAGTGGCGCGCGCCATCAGCAGCGCGAAGACGTTGCGGTTCTTGCCGTAGAGCGAGCGCTCGCCTTCGTCGTCAAATATCAGGTCGGTTTGCGATTCGCCGGACTTATCAACGAAGTCCGACGGCTCGTTCATGTCTGTCCAGATGCCGGCGACGCCGTTGTCCGTGTAGGCGCGAAACAGGTCGCCCCACCAGCGCCGCACGTCTTCGCGGGTGAAGTCCGTGAAGACCGCTTTGCCCGGCCACACCTCGCCGACATACAGGTCGCCGTTCTTGCGACGCACAAAATAATCTTTCGCCACCCCCTGGTTGTAGACGTAGTAGCTCTTGTCTTGCGACGTCAGCTCGGGCGCAGCCGCCGCGTCGGTCGCGCCTTTGGCCGGCGGCTGGTACTTGACGCCGGGATCGACGATGGGAATCACCTTGACGCCTTGCTGTCTGAGCTTGTCGGTGAAAGCTTTCGGGTCGGGATAGCGCGAGGTGTCCCAGGTGAAAACGCGGTAGCCCTGCATGTAGTGGATGTCGAGGTACAGCACATCAAGCGGCAAGTCTTCCTCGCGGTAGCGGCGGACGATGTATTCGGCGACCGCTTGCGGATAATAGCTCCAGCGCGATTGCTGATGGCCGAGCGCCCACATCGGCTGCATCGGCATGCGGCCCGTCAGGTCTGTGTAGCGGCTGATGATCTTCTGCATCGACGGGCCGTTGAAGAAGTAATAGTTCATCTCGCCGCCTTCGGCTGACCATGCGATGTATTCCTGCGACGACGCGCCAAAGTCGAAATGCGAGCGGTAGCTGTTGTCGAAGAAGATGCCGTAAGCGCGCCCGTTTTCCAGGCCGATGTAGAAGGGAATCGTTTGATAGATCGGGTCGGTGCCTTCTTTGTAGGCCGGGGTGTCGGAGTTCCAGTTGGTGAACTGGCCGCGCCGTTTGTCGAGCGGCGCGGCTTTTTCGCCCAGCCCGTAGAAGCGCTCTTCGTAGCCGAGCCGTTTGGCGGCGGCAACCGTGGCGCTCTTCGGGTCATGCATCATCGGCTTGAAATCGCCGTTGATCAGCTCGTGAGTTTTGCTGTCGCGGAATTCGACCGTAAGCGGCGCGCGGCGGATGACGACTTCAAGCTCGTCTGTAGTGATGATGATCGCACCCGCTTGCTCACTGAGGTTCCAGCGCGTGGCGTCCCAACTCGCACGGGCAATCGCCCACGAATGATCGCGCGCCGGCAGCGGCTTCTTAAACGAAGCGCGCACGCGGACGAGATCAGCCGCCAGCACCGTGACCTGCACCTGCGAGCCATCGGCGCAGTTGATCAGCACGCCGTTTGCCGACCGGGTGAAGCTGCCCACCGCGCCGATGGGCTCAAGCCCCGCGAGGTCAATGGCGCTGCCGGTCAAGTTGACGAGAAAGAGCAAGCAGAACGAGGCGAGCAGTCTTTTCATAACGCCCACATCATAATCCCGCGCTCTGAAATTGCAAACGCGATTCGTGGCCCTGCCCGGATGCCGCGCCGCCGCGCACTAATAAATGTCCAGGTCGCTAGCCGAAGCGAGCTTGCCGCGATAATGCTCGCGCATCTCTTTGAGCAAGCCTTCGTCGGTGTCCTGCTCGCCGCCGAAAAACATCTGGTGGTAGAGCACGAGCAGAGCGGGCCTCGCCTTTGTCGCCAGCTCGGCCAGCTCTTTTGTAGAGGTGTGAAAGTGGGTGATGTACTGCCGCCAAGCCTCGCTGCTCTTGTCATAGCCTTGCTGCGTGTAGACCTCGTGCAGCAGGACGTCGCAGCCATTGCAGTTCTCGATGACGCTCGCAGAGGGCGCGCAGTCGCCCGAGATGACGATCACCCGGTCGGGCGTTTCGAAGCGATAACCGTAAGCTTCGGGCCACGAGCCGTGATGCACCAGGAACGCTTTGACGGTGACGTTCTGGTCTTTGTAGACGACGCCCGGCTTAATCTCATGCACGTTCACCTTGTAGCCGGTGCGGTTGCCTTTCTCCAACCCGTTGGTGCGGATGTCAATGTCTTCTTTGTAGGCGGCGAGCAGATGATCGGTCATCGCCTTGATGCCCTTCGGGCCGTAGACTTCGAGCGGCTCTTTTCGGCCCAGTACCCACGGCGAAAGGATGAGGTCGGCATAACCGAGCGTGTGATCCGAATGCAAGTGAGTGGCGAAGGCGATCTTGAGATTCGCAACCGCCAGGCCCGCTACCCCCTTGCGCACGGCGGCCGCCGTGCGCCGCACGACGCCGGGGCCGAAGTCAACCAGGTACGGCGTGTTGTTGACAACGATGGCGACCGCGGGGCCGAAGCGGTCAGGGTTGGCCGCCGGGTTGCCAGTGCCGAGCATCACCACCTGGGTGTGCGTCGCGGGCGCGCTCTGCGGCTGTGAGCGGCCTGGGGAAGGGAGCAGCGCCGGCAGCAGAATCAGCAGGGCGATGGCGGCACATTGAAAGGCCCGATTCTGAGATTTCATCAATCACCTCTAGCGAAATTGCCACGAAGGCACCAAGACATCAGGAATCACTATACACTTCGTGTCCCTTGGTGTCTTGGTGCCTTCGTGGCAATGGCAGACGGATTCGCGACCCGCGCTAGTCGTAATACTCAAGGCCGAGGTGGGTGATCAACTCTTCACCCTTCAAGTGGCGCAGGGTGTTCTTGAGCTTCATCAACTGAATGAACAGGTCATGCTCAGGGTAGAGGCCCGGCGCAGTCATCGGGCTCTTGAAGTAGAACGACAGCCACTCCTGAATGCCGCGCATGCCGGCGCGATGCGCCAGATCCATGAACAGCGCCAGGTCTAAGACAATCGGCGCGGCCAGAATGGAATCGCGGCAGAGAAAATCTACCTTGATCTGCATCGGGTAGCCGAGCCAGCCGAAGATGTCTATGTTGTCCCAGCCTTCTTTGTTGTCGCCGCGCGGCGGGTAGTAGTTGATCCGCACGATGTGGCTGAAATCTTTGTAAAGCGTCGGGTAGACATCGGGCTGAAGGATGTATTCGAGCACCGAAAGCTTCGACTCTTCTTTGGTCTTGAACGATTCGGGATCGTCCAATACTTCGCCGTCGCGGTTGCCGAGGATGTTGGTCGAAAACCAGCCGTGCAGACCGATCAAGCGCGCTTTGAGTCCCGGCGCAATCATGGTCTTCATCAAGGTCTGGCCGGTCTTGAAATCTTTGCCGCAGATCGGCAGGCCGGCGTCCTGCGCCAGCTTCGTCAGCGCCGGCACGTCTACGGTCAGGTTCGGCGCGCCGTTGGCGAACGGCACGTCAGATTTCAGCGCCGCGTAGGCGTAGATCATCGAAGGCGCGATACAGGAATTGTTGTCGCGCAGCGCTTTTTCAAACGACGCCAGATCATTATGCTCTTCGGTGCAGGTCATGAAGATTTCCGTAGACGCGCACCAGACCATGACCAGGCGGTCGCACTCGTTCTTGCGCTTGAACTCCTCGATGTCGGCCATCAACTGCTCGGCCATCTCCATCTTATTCGCGCCCTGCTTGACGTGTGTGCCGTTCAGCCGCTTGACGTAGCGCTGATCGAAGACCGCCTTCATCGGGCGGACGGCTTGCAGCTCTTCTTTGATCTGATTGATGAGGTCGCGTTCGAGGACGCCGGCGTGCAGCGCCGCCTCATAAGCGTCTTCCTCGAAGATGTCCCACGCCCCGAAGACGAGATCGTTGAGCGAGGCGAGCGGCACGAAGTCTTTGACCAGCGGCACGCGATTATCTGTGCGCTTGCCGAGGCGGATGGTGCCCATCTGTGTGAGCGAGCCGATGGGCTCGGCGATGCCTTTCTTGATAGCCGCGACACCGGCGATAAAGGTCGTCGAGACGGCTCCGAGTCCGACGAGCAACACGCCGAGCTTGCCTTTCGCTTCTTCGATAGCGGCGGGAGTTTTCTGATTTGACATAAGAATTCCTTTCTTGCAGTACGTCCGGTCTGCGCTTGTATTCAAGATGGAATTAAATCAGAGAATTGACCAGAGGCTTGCCGCGATGTTGCGCACTTTTAGCGACGGCTTGCTAAGCAGTAGGCGGGCGAGGGAGCTACCGCTTGCTGCTCTCGCGATAGGCGCGCGGCGGCAGGCCGGTGACGGCTTTGAAAATCTTGGTGAAGTGGCTCTGGCTTTGGTAGCCGACCATCGCGGCAATCTCGATGATCGGATGCGAGGTTTCAACGAGCAGGCGGCGGGCGCGCTCGATTCTCAGGTTGGCTAGATAAACGTGCGGCGTCGCGCCGGTGATCTGCTTGAACAGGCGCGCGAAATGATACTCCGACAGGTAAGCCGCGGCGGCGATCTCTTCGAGCCCTAGCTCGCGCTCGTAGTTGCCATGCATGAACTCAAGCGCGCGCCGCAGGCGGCGGTCTACAGGCCCGACGCGCGACAATTCGATCTGCGCAGACTTGCGCACCGTCAGGTGTGAGCGCAACAGGTGAATGACCATCTGGCGCACCAGCGCGTCGAGCATGATTTCGTGACCGGGCTTTTCATTGACTGCCTCGCCGGCGACCTGACGGCCAATCATCAGCAGCGCGTCGTCCGCCGCGCGCGGGGCGCGAAAGATAATCTCCGCGGTCGTCCGCGTCACATTCATCTCGGCGGCAAGCTCGTTGATGAGTGCCGGCTGAATGTGAATCGAAACGAAGTCAACTTCGTCGGCCTCTGCGGCGTGAAGTTGCCCCGCGCCTATGAAGGCCAGATCGCCAGCACTCAAAACGAACTCCTGGTCACCGACGCAAGCCAGCATGCGCCCGGCAAGCAGCACCGTGACGGTGAACGCCGCGTGCGCGTGCGCTTCAAACCGGCAATGCGCCGTCAGCGTGCGCCGGATGCTGTATTCGGGCCGCGACACGAACGCCTGAATCTCGTCGCCGAACGGTCCCTGGGCCGCGTCGCTTTCGAGCGCTTGCGGCGCGGGAGTCAGGCTGTCGGCTTCTTCGGCGATGTGTGATGGTTTAGACATTCAGCGTTTGCTCGGCCACTTCACCCGCTCGTCCTTACGCCTGCCGGCCTGTGCGGCCAGCACATCGGCGAGGCGATTCGGGTAGTTAGTCATTATCGCATCAACACCGACCGCCAGCATACGGCGCATGAGCAGTTTGCTGTTGACCGTCCACACGGCGACGCCGATGCCTTCGGCGTGCAGAGCGGCGACCATGCGCCGCGTTGCCAGCCCGTAATGCAGGGCCGCTTCGTCAGCGCCGGCGCGTTTGACGGCATTGATGATAGTGCGCGCCGTCATCTCGCCGCGACCGGGAATGGCGAACGTCGCGGCGGTGCGCAGCCGCCGCGCCTGCGCTTTTGCGCGTCTGACGATTTCATGATCGAATGACAGCAGGGTAACGGCACGCTCCATTTTATGCTGCCGGACAAGCGTCAGCACGGCATCGAGCAACGACTGTTTGTCTTGTCGGCGATTGCCTTTCAATTCGATGTAGACGCGCTTAACGTTTGCCGCCGCCGCCATCGCCAGAACGCCACCGAGCCCAGGCACCGATTCGCCGGCAAAGCTCAGGCCGTCATCCTTTGTGAGCTTTGCCACACTTTGCGCCATCGCCCGAGTGCGCGGTCGCCGCGCCAGTCTTCGCGCAAACCAACTGCCGGCGTCGCTCGCCGCCAGCTCGGCGGCGGTCAAGGCGGCGACGGCTCCCATATGATCGGTCGTGCGGTTGAGACGCGCGTCGTGAATGACCACGGGTTGGCCGTCTGCCGATAACTGAACATCAAGCTCGAAGCCGTCAGCGCCGAGCCCTATGGCAAGGCGAAACGCCGCCATCGTGTTTTCAGGCGCCAGTCCCGACGCGCCCCTGTGCGCGATGATCAGAGGAGCAGCCGGTTGCCGGTTCTCAGTTGCCGGTTGAAGAGCCATGAGCTTTTTATTATGCCACTCGGTCGCTTGATTGCTAATTGTGAAGAAGGGGCAGACAACTGACAGGCGGCAACTGCTCTATCCGCGCGCGGCTTTTTCGGCGACTTTGTGGGCGCGCTGGCAGTTGGCGCAGACGCCGAATATCCGGTGGCTGTGGCGCAGCGGCTTGAAGCGGTAGCGGCGGGTGATCTCGTCTTGCAGTCGTTCGATCTCTTCGCTGTAGAACTCGATGAGCGCGCCGCACTCTGTGCAGATCAAGTGATCGTGGTGCGTGTGCTTGTACTCGTGCTCGTAGAGCATGCGCCCGTCGTGGAATTCCAGCTCGCGCGCCAGGCCGCAATCTTTCAGGAGCTTCAGCGTGCGATAGACCGTCGTGAAGCCGACTGTCGGGTCTTTCGCCTTGACGATGGCATAGAGGTCTTCGCTGGAAACGTGGCCTTCAGTATCGAGAAAGACGTCGAGAATGAGATCGCGTTGCGACGTGCGTTTGAGCCGCGCGCGCTTGAGGTGGTCGTGAAAGATTTGTATCTCTTCGCGCTCCATACTCGGTTGCCAGGATTATACACGCGCGCCACTCAGCCGCAAAACTTTAAGGGCGCAAACCCGAAGGGGTGCCGCCTGTCGGCGGCCCGGTTGATTTCATTCGGGCGGTCGTTTATCCTCGTTCGTGGGTCGCTGCCGGCCACAGGCCAGTTCGTCCAAACCTGACATAAGAGAAACGATGCTGACCAAATCCATTCTCCTCTACCTCTCCAACAGTCCGGGATTCAAGAACTTTCTGACGCGCTTCAAATCCTTCAACAACGTCACGCACCGCTTCGTCGCCGGCGAAGAGCTGGCCGACGCGGTTGCCGCTATTCGCGAGTTGAACCGCAAGCAGATTCGCGCCTCGTTCGACCACCTCGGCGAAAGCATTTCGTCCGAGGCCGAAACCCGCGCCGAAGTGCAAGAGTATACGGAAGTGCTGCAAGCCATCAGCGACCATGCGCTCGACTCGAACGTCTCGGTCAAGCTGACGCAGCTCGGCCTGGACGTCAGTCCGGCGCTCTGCTACGACAACACGCGGCGGATTGTCGAGGCGGCCGCTCGCCATCGCAACTTCGTGCGCATCGATATGGAAGACTCGCCGAAGACCGACGCGACGCTGGATATCTTTCGCCGCCTGCGCGGCGAATTCGACAACGTCGGCATCGTCGTGCAGTCGTACCTCTACCGCACTGAAAAAGATGTTGATGAGCTGCTGGCCCTTGGCGCGCGCATCCGGCTTTGCAAAGGCGCTTACAAAGAGCCGGCGTCGGTAGCCTTTCAAGACAAGCGCGATGTGGATGCCAACTATGTCCTTGTCATGAAGAAGCTGCTGGCTTCGGGAATCTACCACGGCATCGCAACGCACGACGAAAAGATGATCGCGGCAACTCGCCAGTTCGCCGCCGAGCGCAAGATCAATGCCGACCAGTTCGAGTTTCAGATGTTGTATGGCATACGCCGCGACCTGCAAGACCAGCTCGTCGCCGACGGCTATCGAATGCGCGTCTATGTGCCGTATGGGCGCTCGTGGTATCCCTACTTTATGCGGCGGCTGGCCGAGCGCCCGGCCAATGTCTGGTTCGTCATGAAGAACGTCATGAAGGGTTAATCGGAGAAAAGAAAAAGCCGCTCACGGTGAGCGGCTTTTTCTTTTCCGTGTGGCGCAAGCTAACAGCTTGCGTCTGGTCTTGCGCAAGCTAACCGCCTTGCGCCACATGACTAGGTCGCCAGGCGGTCGGCGTAGGCGCTATCAATCGCGCTCGCGGCTTTGGCGGCGGCGCGCTTCTGCGCGGCAGCGCCTTTGGCCGGGGCCTGCTTGATGATCTCGAACGCCTTCTTCAACTGCACATCTTCGACCGGCGCTGGCGGCTTGACCGGCGCGGCCTGCGGCTGTTGTTGCTGCTCGGGCTTGTCGGCGTCGTCATCGTCGTCGGTGTCGGGCAGGATGGTTTCGGTTTCG is a window of Blastocatellia bacterium DNA encoding:
- a CDS encoding 2OG-Fe(II) oxygenase, encoding MDRNEMGQAVAERIRAQSAGLKQMWREAQPVKHFFIDDLLPANDAMKISRSFPDPDQLSLKSSLRERKRTGVEVNRYASCIGECLFAFQHPQVIEAIAEITGLEGLEADPSLYASGVSLMGKGDFLNPHIDNSHDGDRARYRLLNLLFYVSPDWQLENGGNLELWDEKIRQPHTVLSRFNRLVVMLTNRTSWHSVNQVRVDAPRLCVSNYYFALKPASERAYLNVTTFAGRPEEIIKRPLLKLDAAVLNALGKTFPQLTKMTRHRLKGN
- a CDS encoding TIM-barrel domain-containing protein; translation: MKRLLASFCLLFLVNLTGSAIDLAGLEPIGAVGSFTRSANGVLINCADGSQVQVTVLAADLVRVRASFKKPLPARDHSWAIARASWDATRWNLSEQAGAIIITTDELEVVIRRAPLTVEFRDSKTHELINGDFKPMMHDPKSATVAAAKRLGYEERFYGLGEKAAPLDKRRGQFTNWNSDTPAYKEGTDPIYQTIPFYIGLENGRAYGIFFDNSYRSHFDFGASSQEYIAWSAEGGEMNYYFFNGPSMQKIISRYTDLTGRMPMQPMWALGHQQSRWSYYPQAVAEYIVRRYREEDLPLDVLYLDIHYMQGYRVFTWDTSRYPDPKAFTDKLRQQGVKVIPIVDPGVKYQPPAKGATDAAAAPELTSQDKSYYVYNQGVAKDYFVRRKNGDLYVGEVWPGKAVFTDFTREDVRRWWGDLFRAYTDNGVAGIWTDMNEPSDFVDKSGESQTDLIFDDEGERSLYGKNRNVFALLMARATYEGLLRLQPNLRPYVITRAGYAGYQRYSTMWTGDNTATWETLQLSIPMYTTMGLSGVPFIGGDVGGFIGRTNAELLTRWYEAGFLAPMLRNHQQIDTYDHEPWRFGKAYEDIIRKYLKLRYRLLPFLYTQLEDAHRTGLPIFRPLVLNYQNDANVLSLDDEFMIGTDLLVAPVMKPDMTSRRVYLPEGEWVDYWTNKRFKGGALIQADAPIDLVPMYVRAGAVIPMGPEMNYVGEKPFDPLTLTIYPDTKGEAVASVYEDDGATQAYRQGAFRRTQVSATRSGAGMQIKLSAPEGSYNAGARGITLIVKSAPRAASVSLDGKPLAAITAGGRGAGWTKAADELVIHIADDGRAHSVQIR
- a CDS encoding MBL fold metallo-hydrolase, whose product is MKSQNRAFQCAAIALLILLPALLPSPGRSQPQSAPATHTQVVMLGTGNPAANPDRFGPAVAIVVNNTPYLVDFGPGVVRRTAAAVRKGVAGLAVANLKIAFATHLHSDHTLGYADLILSPWVLGRKEPLEVYGPKGIKAMTDHLLAAYKEDIDIRTNGLEKGNRTGYKVNVHEIKPGVVYKDQNVTVKAFLVHHGSWPEAYGYRFETPDRVIVISGDCAPSASVIENCNGCDVLLHEVYTQQGYDKSSEAWRQYITHFHTSTKELAELATKARPALLVLYHQMFFGGEQDTDEGLLKEMREHYRGKLASASDLDIY
- a CDS encoding inositol-3-phosphate synthase; amino-acid sequence: MSNQKTPAAIEEAKGKLGVLLVGLGAVSTTFIAGVAAIKKGIAEPIGSLTQMGTIRLGKRTDNRVPLVKDFVPLASLNDLVFGAWDIFEEDAYEAALHAGVLERDLINQIKEELQAVRPMKAVFDQRYVKRLNGTHVKQGANKMEMAEQLMADIEEFKRKNECDRLVMVWCASTEIFMTCTEEHNDLASFEKALRDNNSCIAPSMIYAYAALKSDVPFANGAPNLTVDVPALTKLAQDAGLPICGKDFKTGQTLMKTMIAPGLKARLIGLHGWFSTNILGNRDGEVLDDPESFKTKEESKLSVLEYILQPDVYPTLYKDFSHIVRINYYPPRGDNKEGWDNIDIFGWLGYPMQIKVDFLCRDSILAAPIVLDLALFMDLAHRAGMRGIQEWLSFYFKSPMTAPGLYPEHDLFIQLMKLKNTLRHLKGEELITHLGLEYYD
- a CDS encoding helix-turn-helix domain-containing protein, with the translated sequence MSKPSHIAEEADSLTPAPQALESDAAQGPFGDEIQAFVSRPEYSIRRTLTAHCRFEAHAHAAFTVTVLLAGRMLACVGDQEFVLSAGDLAFIGAGQLHAAEADEVDFVSIHIQPALINELAAEMNVTRTTAEIIFRAPRAADDALLMIGRQVAGEAVNEKPGHEIMLDALVRQMVIHLLRSHLTVRKSAQIELSRVGPVDRRLRRALEFMHGNYERELGLEEIAAAAYLSEYHFARLFKQITGATPHVYLANLRIERARRLLVETSHPIIEIAAMVGYQSQSHFTKIFKAVTGLPPRAYRESSKR
- a CDS encoding glycerophosphodiester phosphodiesterase — translated: MALQPATENRQPAAPLIIAHRGASGLAPENTMAAFRLAIGLGADGFELDVQLSADGQPVVIHDARLNRTTDHMGAVAALTAAELAASDAGSWFARRLARRPRTRAMAQSVAKLTKDDGLSFAGESVPGLGGVLAMAAAANVKRVYIELKGNRRQDKQSLLDAVLTLVRQHKMERAVTLLSFDHEIVRRAKAQARRLRTAATFAIPGRGEMTARTIINAVKRAGADEAALHYGLATRRMVAALHAEGIGVAVWTVNSKLLMRRMLAVGVDAIMTNYPNRLADVLAAQAGRRKDERVKWPSKR
- a CDS encoding transcriptional repressor, yielding MEREEIQIFHDHLKRARLKRTSQRDLILDVFLDTEGHVSSEDLYAIVKAKDPTVGFTTVYRTLKLLKDCGLARELEFHDGRMLYEHEYKHTHHDHLICTECGALIEFYSEEIERLQDEITRRYRFKPLRHSHRIFGVCANCQRAHKVAEKAARG
- a CDS encoding proline dehydrogenase family protein translates to MLTKSILLYLSNSPGFKNFLTRFKSFNNVTHRFVAGEELADAVAAIRELNRKQIRASFDHLGESISSEAETRAEVQEYTEVLQAISDHALDSNVSVKLTQLGLDVSPALCYDNTRRIVEAAARHRNFVRIDMEDSPKTDATLDIFRRLRGEFDNVGIVVQSYLYRTEKDVDELLALGARIRLCKGAYKEPASVAFQDKRDVDANYVLVMKKLLASGIYHGIATHDEKMIAATRQFAAERKINADQFEFQMLYGIRRDLQDQLVADGYRMRVYVPYGRSWYPYFMRRLAERPANVWFVMKNVMKG